In Nostoc edaphicum CCNP1411, the sequence ATTAGAACAACTCGAAGACGCTTCTGATAAGTATATTGCTGTTTCCCATTTAATTAACTTCCCCACTGAGCAATCGATCGCGGCTTTGGTACGGGCGATTGAAACCAGTAACCCTGATGAGTTAGACCACCGGATTGTTCGACGCAAGGCTGTGGAAAGTCTGGGGCGATTGCAGGCCGAATCAGCTTTACCTGTAATTCGGCAGTGCCTTAAAGATGATGATATTTATACTGTTGAAAATACCGTGTGGGCGATCGGCGAAATCGGCACTAAAGAGTCAGAAATTCTCGAAGAAGTGGCACAACTACTGGATAAACCAGGTCAAATCTATCGAGTGATTATTCATACTCTAGCTAATGCCGACTATCAACCGTCTCTCGAACGTGTACGGAAATTTACTGAAGTTGAGGATGAACCTACCCGTAGTGCAGCGATCGCTACAGTTTGTCGTTTCACGGGTGACTACTCCCAAATTACTGAGGTGATGACGCTGCTGCAAAGTTCCAGCGTCAATGCACGACGGGGTTGTATTCAAGACCTGATTGATTCACGCTACTACAAAGCCATCCCAGAAATTGCCCGTTGTCCTGTATCTCTGGTATTCCGGTTGCGAGGATTGCGGATGCTTTTGGATGCAGGCGTTCCCAGTGGTGAAATTACTTTTACAGAAATTCAACCTTACTTAGAGCAAGTACTCTACGACCATCCCAACGACCTTGATTTAGTACACGAGTATGATGCTACACCTGTGCTAGATTTTGTGATTAACGAACTCTACGAAACTGATTTTGGACGCTGCTATTTAGCCACAAAAACCTTACTGGATATCTATGCACAAGAAGCACCCCAAGCACTTTTAGTTACTTATGAGGATAAGGCATATAACGACTATGGCGCTCATTATCATGTGATGAAACTTTTCGGCTGGCTCAAATATGCTCCCGCTTACGATTTATTAATAGAAAACCTGCACAACCGCGAACCTCAGTTTCAGAAATCTCGTGCAGCGTGTGCGATCGCTCTTGGTGAATTGAGTGATTCACGAGCGATTCCTGAACTCAAAATTTGCCTAAATACGCCAATCTGGGATTTGAAATACGCTTGTTTATTGGCGCTAGACCGCTTAGGAGACTCGTCTGGTCGGGAAATTTGTACTGGCGATTGTGATTGGTTAATTAGGGCGAAAGCTACGAGTAATTAATAGTCCTGGCGACTGGAAGTCGCGACTATACAAACATAGACGCTTTGCGGCTTCCCGCAGGGTAGTCCGCCTCCGCGGACTCAGGAGAAATTGAGGTTTGAAACCCACGGAGGTGGGTTTTGCCTGTGTAGACGCGGTTTTAAACCGCCCTACATTTGTATGCTCCTGGCGGTGTTCAGGACTTGCTTGTGGTGACTGCTTCGTTTAAAACTAACTTTGGTTCTGGTGTCTCTTCTTCTTCTGGCAAACCATAAATTGATCTGTACAACTTCACGTACTCTTTGGCAGATTGATACCAACTAAAATCTTGGGCCATGCCACGTTGTTGTAGTTCTTGCCATTGCGGTTTAAAACGGAAGCCTTCCCAAGCCCGGATCATACAGGTGAAAAGGTCTAGCGGTTCATAGCGATCAAAGCAATAACCAGT encodes:
- a CDS encoding HEAT repeat domain-containing protein codes for the protein MDKRFFKMFGLTEEQAIAIIDTPLEQLEDASDKYIAVSHLINFPTEQSIAALVRAIETSNPDELDHRIVRRKAVESLGRLQAESALPVIRQCLKDDDIYTVENTVWAIGEIGTKESEILEEVAQLLDKPGQIYRVIIHTLANADYQPSLERVRKFTEVEDEPTRSAAIATVCRFTGDYSQITEVMTLLQSSSVNARRGCIQDLIDSRYYKAIPEIARCPVSLVFRLRGLRMLLDAGVPSGEITFTEIQPYLEQVLYDHPNDLDLVHEYDATPVLDFVINELYETDFGRCYLATKTLLDIYAQEAPQALLVTYEDKAYNDYGAHYHVMKLFGWLKYAPAYDLLIENLHNREPQFQKSRAACAIALGELSDSRAIPELKICLNTPIWDLKYACLLALDRLGDSSGREICTGDCDWLIRAKATSN